A region of the Chroicocephalus ridibundus chromosome 1, bChrRid1.1, whole genome shotgun sequence genome:
TGAagtcttgatttttctgaaggATCCCCTGGGAGATGGTCCCCGTGGGATCCCTGTCCCTTTAGACGTCGGATGGCTTTACGAGGCCCTCTGACTGCTACCCACACTAGTTCCAACCTACCACGAGCTCAGCCTCAGCCTGTACTGTCTTGAGGACAAGAAAGGCTGACAAGGCCAATCCTGCCCTGACACCTACAACTTTTTGCATACACAGGCAGTGTGACACTTCATGCAGGGAAACCGTACCAGGGAGATGATAGGGTAGGTAGGAAAGGTCTTTTCCCAAACACGCCATGGGAAGTGAGAAGAGCACACCCCAGTGGGGCCAAGCTGCTATCTTTCCGTGCCTGCTTGCAGATAGCACCAGAGACCTCCTCAGAGCTCAGCATAGCATCCTTATTCCCTCACCGGCTGCATGGTGCCCCCAGCAATGATTACAGCACGGCATTCTTCCACCACCTTGGCAAAGTGGACAGCTGGATTCAGCAAGAGGAATTTCAGGCTGCTCTGACCAACTGTgcctgggaaaaggagagagacaaCATCAGGAACTAGCTGTGACACACAGGGATATGAGGAgattctccctcctgccctgggcactgtGGGAGGTCCCCACCTCTCAAAGCAAGGACTGGCTATTCAACACtcccaggggcagcagcaggtaACACCAACCTGGAAGTTACCTTCTGCTTCCAGGCCTTCCTGGAGCAGTAGAAGAGGTGCAGTAAATCGCAAGACAAAAACTGACATCCAAAACGGGAGCAGAGCTTGGCAAACCCTGGCCCCAGTGCCCTTGGTTAAGATTCCTTTGGGTTCATGAGCATCCTCAGACAGACCAAGCCTGCCAGTCTGCATCATGGACGGCACACATATGTTGCCACAGGCTCCCCCCAGGCTCAGGATCTCCTCCCCCACTGCCAGTGAAGCACCCTGCTTGCGACTTATGCCACCTTCTCCCCAGCTCACCCTTTCTAGTACCTTGCCTGTTGAGAATGACTCGGCCATCTTGGTTTGCATTTGTGAGGGCTGAGAGAAATCCTTCAATCTGCATCAGTGGAGAGGCAGTTCGGAGCTGCTCATTCTCAGGCTCCACGGGAGGGCTCTGGGGAGTACCTGCTGGTCCGAAGAGAAGGCAACTTAGGCCACATTTCCGAAGACAGGGACTAAGCATGAAATACAGATGGGTCCCTTCTACAGGAACATGATACCTAGTCTACATATGCAGGCAGAGAACAAAGATCcaataaagaagaaaacccaaattcTGTCTCATTGCTAGgataaaagcagcagctctggctttTGTAGCTGGCACCACTAAACAGAGCTACCCGCAGTAGCTCAGGTCCCAGAGCCATCAGCTCACAGCAGTGCAAAGCCTGAGCGCATGCAGTGTAAACACAGAATCGCATCACCattcagcttggaagggacctcaggagatcttCTAATCATATGTATAGTTGCCTTAGTCATCTAGTCAGATATATTAAAAACCACCTGTGCAGGACAGCTTCTGCAGTCTCTCGTTCTTCCTATCTgcctcccccctttcctcctgCAGAGAGATGCAGCTTCCGCATCCTCACTTTGTCTGCAGATGCACAAGTGGAAGATGTCTGAACTCACCTTCTTTATCAGATCCCTGCTGGAGGGTCAGAAGAAAGTTCTGCAAGCCAGCCAACTTCTGGTTCTCCTTGTTGGTCTTCACAGCTGTGGCAGGGCCTCCATATCGCTCCACAAACCCAAAAAGCTGCCAAGCAAAAGCCAGTAAGACTAAGACTACCAACAGCAGAATCAGACAAGATAAAAACAGGTTTGCTGACCTGCCACAGAAAAAATTCCTTGGTAGGTGTTTGCAAACCAGCCCAATCCCAATCTATCAGCCCAGAGCTCCCATTACTTCCCTCCACTCTTCGAATCAGACCCAAAGCCAGTCTCTGATGCTCGTTCCCccagtgcagtgcagtgcagccTACCAGGCTGGTGAGTTTGAGGCCAAGCAGCATGGAATTAGCACCCACTGGAATACTGTGGTACACCATGTTGTATGTTTCTTTGCTGCATAAACAAAGAATAACCTGCCCATACGGTGCTTTTTGCAAGAACCATTTTGTTTGCAGAGGAGAGCAAGGCGGAGAAAACAggctcccactcccagctgctgcATCTTCCACTTGAAACTCAATGTGGAAACAGCATTTGAATGCTGTTGACCATAAAGCCTCAGGGGCAGTACCTTCCTACTGATGAGGCTCTTCTCACAGTAACGCTGAACCTGttggaggaaaacagaaaaaatgaactgGCATTCAGCATCCCTTCTCCCATCCTGCTGCCCTTGATCCCTGTCCAGCAGGGATATCACCTGACGTTCTTGATGCGCTTTTGGGGAGGGTTGCACAGTTCTTTGTGAGTGTTGCCTCCCAGACAACAACTTATTACAAAGGCATTGCTTCCAGGGTGGAAACACATGGTGTTAAGGTGCTGCGTTTGGAGGTTCGAGGGACGGGTTCGGTTACTGGAGTAGTATAGTTTCTTCATCCTCAACCCTTACAGTTTAGCTTTGTCTACAGGCAGCCTCCGCACTCGTACATGTTTAATTGCTTGCTTCCCTCTACCCCAAGACCACCTATCCAGCTTTAATGCCCAGTTATCCAGACAGCAGTGGAAGAGATCTATACATTGGAGAGGTGGGGAGAATCTGCTTGAAAGCAGGTTCTGCCACGTGAGCCttggctctgcttccagctctcaCACACGTTTCCTGATAACCTTGAACAAGTCACCACTACCCGTCCCCCAGCGGGCAACAACATCTGCATTACCTTGAAGAGGTTGATATTGTCAATCTGGCTCTGAAATAGAAAGTCATTGATGGATTTTAGCACTGTCCCTGAAAGAAAacgggggaaaggagaaaaaaaaattattagctgCTGGGCCTGCAGGTCCTTACTGCCCACCTCCATGTCCCTGACTGATGACTGCATACCCTAGGTGTTCACTCCAGTCTTACCTGTTTGGGAAACTGCCTGACAGTTAGGATTTTGTTTCACATTACCTGTAAAACACGAAACCAAGTCAAGGAAGGCTTACAATGGGTCCGTCTTAAAATTAAGCGAAAGACTAACAACTGAGCTGAAAGTGACACTGCACCAGGACAAAACCCAAGAAATAACTATACATCTGCAAAACGTACCTATACAAACAAAACATCAGCTCCTGCTCAGTTTCAATTTCCCCCGTAAGGTAGCCCTACATTGTAGGAcaagcatgctgctgctgcatcctaaGAAACAGCACCTACATTCCTTCTGtagcaggaggcagcaggtaGGGTGGGTGCATAGAAATGCTCACACACTACACAGTCATCATGCTGCAAAGATGAAGGGACAGGGACTGCAATGCACCCCTCACCCCTCCTCAATGCAGCAAGCGGGGAGCTGGGAAGTGCATAGGCTGGCAGGCGattgggaagagaggaaaacctgAGGACAGCTGCACGCCCAGACCCCGACAGCCAGAACAGGATTAATTGCTGCCACTCACTGCGTTTTATGTCCTAGTGTTTAACACCCACCTCACATCTCGCTTTTGCGGCCTCAATCATGAAGCTGTACACAGGCTGCTTTTTCTAATGAAAGCACTTAACTgagggtgaggaagagaagagtggCAGGAACAGAGTCGGAAGAGAAGTACATGCttgagagaaaggcagagagcaCCACCAGGCCCCTGCCCCAAAGAGCTGCATTTCCTCTGGGCAAGGAGGAAGCTCTTTATGAATTTACGGCAGGCTCTCCTCAAGACACACTGAGGTCTCGCAAACAGATCATTAGAGGAAAGGGGTGCTGAGAATTACAGTGgatttaaaaatcacagcaaaataatattttctcacAAAGGAAAGGCACCACTCAAGAAAAACCCCTTCTGCAGAGGCACGCCTGACACCGGTAGAGGCCGTGTTACCAGACTGCCCAGAAGATTTATTCTGTGCAGCTGTTGTGCTGTCCTGATCACTGTCACACATCTGTTGTATTCCTCACTTAGCATTCTACCTCATCCCCACTCAAATCAGATCTGAAAaccacacagaaagagaaggaaactgCCTCTATCAACTTATGATGTCATGTGCTGCTCCTCAGCTAATCAAACAAAGACAGGGGTTCAGGCAGACACCAGTCAACATCCCCATGTTACTAAACAGcctgagaaataaaattactggcaTCTAAACCTATAAATGTGCAACACTTCCCCAGTctctgcagaggggaaaggggaacaGTGCTCTGAGGAAGCACCAAGTAGCTCAGAGCCTTTCAGCATCCCTGGAGACAGAACAGGTTTACTTACCTCCCAGCACggccacaaactgctccagcaaaTACAGGATCTGCTTAATGTACATCAAGTTCTTTGCCTTCAAACGTTTCCTATGAAAAAGGAGACAGGTATTAGGCCCCAAAACATCTTCAGGGACTAACTCAAGCTGAGCTGCAGAGACAAGTGCCTGAACTCCCCTTCATTTTGGGGAGACAGGAACCAAGAACAATTTCCCCCAGGCTCACTCTCCCTATTTGTAACAGGGCACAGACCCCTCGATATCCTGCCCAAGGTCACCCTAGAGCACTCACCCATGCACCCCACACTGTTCCTACCATCGCCCTTCCCCTCACACATTAATTACAGTTTGTTTATTACAATGGCAGTGATGTCTCAAGTCCCTGCTGCAATAATGCTCTGCAAATGCAAAGTTATTAGCATTAGATAGAGCACAATAATCAACCACTGCAGGGACGACAAGATGCAAGATTTGGCCAGAGCCAAAAACTACATAtagcttcctcctcctcagagctTACTGCCTCTGCCATAATGCCAGTAGCACACGAAAGGCTAAGGTCCAAGACAGACATGAAAGACTGAACCTTTTGAAACTCTGCATCACAAAGCAGGAGCGATTAGAGGGAGATACTGGGAAAGGAACTGAGAGCATAAGGAAAAAACCAGAATCCTCAGGGTATTCCCCTTCTCACTGCTTCATACCAGCCCCAGGAGTCCGACTTAGACGGATTCTAGACAGAGATAATGAAGCAAGTGGCTTTTTATCTGCAAAGTATTAATGCAAATAACTTTCCACcagggaaaagcaagaaagacCTTGTAGACATGAGACAAGCCATGGCATTCACACTGCCTGCCACTGCCGCGCTATTTTCCTCAGAGATCCTCACCTGTACCGCTCCATGTACTGCAACAGCTGGGAGTGGGCACAGCACAGCTAcacgagcaaaaaaaaaaaggagctgttaTTACGAAGGAGTCAAGAAAGGGCGCTCCGCTGGATGCAGAGCTCACTCACGGTTAACAAGTCAGGCTGTGACTCACCTGAGAGCCACTGACCTCCGCACTATGGATACAGGTGATGGTGTCTATGAGGTTGTGGGCCTCATCAATGATTACGACCTGGTCCTTCAGCTTGATCCCAGCAGCGTTCCTGGTAGGCTCATGCAAGAGCATCTGATAGGGCAGCACCACCAGCTACAGGAGAAGCACACACTGCCCTGATTCTAGCTCTCATCCTTACAAACGGAGGGCACTCCCCAGCCACTCATTAAAGGCCCATATCACTTGGCCTCGCAGAATTTGGTCAAGTTACTTATTCTTATTATGGAAAAGgtaggaagagagacaggagcacATGCTTGagaggggcactgggatgtaAGCTAAAGAGAAATGACTATGCTACAACTGCGTATCGGCTCAGGTTACCTTCCGAACCTCCTTTGAAGCACTGAATGCACGTCTTCTGATAGAGAGCCAAGCAAGGAAGAAGAGCAGTGACAAGAACTAAGATTACACCCATGTACCCGTATTGCCTCACTGTTATTGAGCCTTTCAAGTATTTTAGAGTGCTGAGACGTACTCCCAGCCTCCCTACTAACTTCAAATGGGtattctcattttcctttgctttcccagcAAAGCTACAGCTGACAGAAGCACAGCCTGTTTACAAACTCCCACAATATTGAGTAACAGTACTGGGGAGAGCAAGTAATTGGTTTATTCTTAGAGCCTCTGGCATTAATTCTGCTAAAACTGTGTACATCTTACCTGAGCAGCAGGAATGGCGTATCGACTCCCATAATATGGGCAGGCTTTGGTCTCCCTTCCCAAAGCCACCAACTGCTCAATATCCTTCACTTCCACTAGAACTTCATCACGGAGAAACTGCATTTGCTCATAGGAATAAAATGGGCATACAGTGCGACTCACACgtctcttcttcccttccatcTCTTCATCACTCTTCTTTTCTAAGagcagaaatcaaaacaaagctgTGAGCAACACATAGCCTAAAACAACCACTTTGCAGAATATCCTGGATTTCAAAGCAGGCTTTGTCATGTGTATTTTTGACCTATCATGTATTTAAATACTATTCAGCAGTAACATTTCCATCTCTGCAGTGGACACTACTCTTACCAGTTAAGATTTACCCACGTGACGTTTCCCAACGTTTCTAGTACTGAGTTACAAAGACAGTTATCCTCCTTTGCGGAAGTCCTGACCAACTTAAGACACTCAGAAAACACATACAGTTCTCAGCACCCTAGCCTGGAGGACAAGAAAGTAAAAGCACTAAGGATCTTTAGCTCTGCTCCTCCAACGTGCCATTTTCAAGCTCCTACCACTCTCTTGCTAGAACTGATCGACAGAGCACACTATGTCCACACTCTCATTTAGCAGCAATTGCTTCCCCAGGCTGGAAGTGTTTCCTACCATGTTTGTTCTTTTGCATCTCCATGCAGCGGTCATTGATGAGCTGGAGAGCCCCCAAGCGTCGCACCTCCTCATTCACACACAGGTTCTTGGACATGCAAAGAGAGGAAGCGGTAGGGGGTCATTAAGCACCGAGTGCCCCCGTGTACACCctttactgtaaaataaaagatttctttaaagCAATCTCAGGCCAGATTCTGGAATGGAAAAGTCTATCGGTAAGACATTGTGCATACTAACTGCTACAAATATGCTCGAAACCCATAAAAACTtatcaaggcaaaaaaaaaaaaaaaagagaaaaggcgCACTGAGACAGCTTACTGCTACATAACAGCTTCTAAAAAATGCTACCAGAAATAATACTAAGAGGAGCGCCTTGCCAGTGACTCAGACATCTGTAATCTTCCACATCAGAAAAGGTAAACCAGATTTTTGCATTTACATCAAAGGGTAAATGGCGAAAACACAGCTCACAGCAAAACAGGCATCGCACAGATCTGTGTCACGACACATGACTGCTTTAGTTTTTCAATGGGAGATTCAGTCAGTCCCTGAGATGCCCTCTGTGGTGTCACATCTACACACCTCCTCCCAAAGGTTCCCACATTAGGTTAACATGCACTCTGGGTTCCTTGTGAACAATGCCACGTACCTGCCTGGATCCCAAGGAAACCAGACGTGTGTCTTTGCCAAAAGGACTTTTTTGCACCTCCCGCACAAACTGAGACAGCTGGGAGTGAGTGCGGCTGCAGTAATAAATCTACAATGAGGAAGAACAAATGAAAGACAAGGAGAACATGGAAACCAATCCCCTCCCTACAACCAATCCTGCAAGGAAGCAGCTAAGCACCTAAACAGGGTTAATCTTGCTCAAGCCTTCAAAAACACAAGGGAAAGCACCTGTTGTCACCTTACAACTGCTGAGGACAACAGTTATATCTTTATTTTCTCCTATgcatttgtctttgtcttcctttaATTTTCCAAGGTCCCTATAATAACAGGGACTCACCATTGGAGCGTAATAAAAAACGGTCTCCTGCATTGTGCTTCTACAGCAAGCCACAGCAAAAATTCAGCAGTGTTAGCAGAGCAAGCTGCTTCGGCAGCCAGTGTAGTCCAGAAGGAGATGAGCACAGCAGAACTGGTTGCTATTATCAACAAACTTGGCAGTTCTTGAATGCTAGTTCCTAAATCCCTCTGTACTGCGTGACTCTGGGAAGGGTGCAAGGAAGCCATAATTCTGCTCACTCCTACACCGTTCTATGAGGTGGCACTATTTACTTTCCTCATCTCACCTTAGTCACATGCTCCTCTTccaaatcatcatcatcatcttccagcctaagaaaagagaaagctcaaATAGTTCCCTTTCAGCAGATCACTGACAGTTAGAAGCAAATGATGCTCTACTACAAGAGAGAGGTCTCAAGAGACATGGTTATGTCATCTCAAGAAGAGATCCTCAGATCTTAACTCaggaggtaaaagaaaaatcGACTTTTTAAGACTAGCGTAACAGTGCACAATCAAGTCAAGCCttgctctttaaaagaaaaatgtctgtagGGCTGTGTCTTTAGCAacttcaagaaatatttttttttcttttaaatctggtGTTTCTAAGCCCCAGGCACAAACTAATCAGTGCTATACTATTCTTTGGtgaacttatttatttatttttgtaaaactttCCCTTTAGAGACAATTTACCACCCTCGAGCTATTGCATAAAGAAAAGCTTCAGGAAGACATTTAGCTGCCATAGAGTTCCTCAAAGGCAACAGCAGTTTAATGTTTGATAACTACATATAAACGAAGTAGTTAAgcattttgcaatttttaagGCAGGAGAATCTGTCTAGATACTAATTagtaaatttgtattttaaatgtatttgactTTTCATGCTGAAGTATGGCTTCTGGCTTTCTGCATAAAGCAAACGTATGAGAAGAAGAGTGTGCATGAGGTTTTCATGCTGAAGCTTGGTCTTTAGAAATGTCAATATCTCTCCCTTTAGAGTATCAAAAGCACTAATGCCAGCACTAATCCGCAGGACCGCCAGCTTCCTCTGCTGCCCTGAGCtccattttgcttttctaatgCAAGGAACTTGATTTCAAGTCATTCACTCATCACCCAGAGGTGTTCTTTGGGAGTTCTTTGGGAAACCAGGTATGGATAAAGGCAGGACATTGCCACACATTTTAAGAAAGATGCACTGCCTCAGAAAACCCTTCAGGTCACTCTGAGCAGTCtaacaaaagcttaaaaaaccaaacaaaagaaaataccacaaaaccaccaaaccaaccaactaaacaaacaaacccccagaaCAGCCGCTACCTTACACAGCTTGAGTGGGAGAGAAACTCCAGATCTGCACAAATCACAGGTGTGTGTGATTTGTGCAGCCTTAATCAAGGCAAGccaaaaatgataaagaaaatgtttctttggcATAGAACTCCCTCAGTCCCTGTCCTTACCCAGTTACCACTTTCTTTTCTTCGTCACTCTCATACTCAGCAAGAATCAGCTCCTCCTCGTTGTGATCCAGCTGCTCTACAACATCCGCTCCAGCGCCCTCTGAAAGAACCTCCTTGCTGAGCTGAAGAAGACGTTTTGTCTCATCCTCCTCAGATCTCTGAGAGGAACACACGATCACATCATTGCTCATGCAGTGAGAGAGGTAGGACACTCATTGCCTTATGCCACAGACAGGTCAGAAAACAGCAGAGTCCCTCACCCGTAACACAGGGAATGGCTTGCTGGGTAAACCCCCAGCAGGACAAGCAAACTGTATCAAGGGTGTCTGAAGCTGTTCAGCTCCACAGAATGCAGCTGTTACCAACAACCAAAGACTTGCCCGCACAGTCATATACGAAGGGGGAAACATGAAGAACCTCCTAtgcaaaaggcctaccaatagaTCCTGAAACAACAATATCCGTGTAATCCAGTATTAGTTGCTTAAAGCGGTCCACAAAAGATGTCTGCCTGAGAAAAAACTGTGTGTAAATAAACTCAACCAACCAAATGTATAAGGACATAATCAAACACTCTGTCTACGCTTCAGTCAAAGCTAGGATAAACTCAGCGTCTGTTTCGGTACACAGAGCACAAGActtctcttgctgttttttctCCAGTTATGTGGTTCTTATTCTAATGTAGGTCTACCCTTCTACAAAAATTCCATTAAACTTTTTAAGAATAGTTTTCTGATTAACTTTTGAGTTCTGATAAAGAAGAgttcatttttcagtctgaaaacatTATCTTCCAACTTCAGTGACCGTTCTTTTACCACAGCATTATACAGAAATGCAGTAAGTGAGCACTACAGAGGAGACAAATCAGTTGTTTTCCCAAATCTCTATAATATTtctctaatttccttttttcctttttatcaagCTTCTCATTTCACATGCTCTTCATCCTCTTTTAAGAGACAAAAAGTTCTTTGTTCcgcttgttttttgtttgctgttcacTCCTGAACCTTTGCTATTTCTGCCATATCCTTTTAATAGAAGTTGACCAAAACGTAACAGAGCACTTGACATAGAGCACACTAGAAACTAATAGCCTGGCAGCCTAATAAATTTGCCTGTTTGGGGACTTGAAGTGGCTATTTCTCGGAAGTTTGACTCATACCATCAAAAAGCTCTTAAAGTCAAGAGTACTGAAACCAGTTCACCCATCTAAACGACAGGAAAATAGATGTCTCAACTTTTTGTACGTAGAAAAGAGACATTTCTGAACAACACAGtcatgttttctgtgaaaataaacaaatacaatcaTTCCCTAGCGGTGAACAAAGTACAACCTGGCTTTTTTTGAGGGAGGTTTCTGTTCCCATGATCTTAAATTTAATCCCAGCTCTACAGGTTTTATTCCAGAAGTACAGAGTGTTCGCACATGCTCATAAAACAGAgagctttctaaaaaaaacaaattcaagtattaaagcttttaaaacacaaGCAGAGGGCCAGAAGGCCATCAGAACACAGACCCTTTCTATCCACACGCAAATGTTGTCACGGGAAATTCTCTATGCGCAAAGTGTTTTTCACAcctgtactttaaaaataaaacctaaccAAAAATTTTGAAAGGCCAATGTACGCAACCAAATACAAAGAGCTCCCCAAAAAGACGGGTtggaaaattcagagaaaagtTGCAGATATAAGCAACTATGAACAACACTTGAGGTAACCAAAACAGAAAGCTCTAATCTCTGCGGGATAACTCACCTTCCTCTTTGCTGCATATTTTAACTGCACGTTATGGCGGATTTTCTCAAGACGTTCTTCTCGCTTTTTCCTCCTGATCTGCTCTTCCTAAAATAAAAGGAGAGTGAAGGAAGGATGAAGTGTATTTAGCCCTAAACCCCGGGTACAATTACTTTCCTGTGCCCTGGTGCCATGGTttaacaataatggaaaaggaaaataataataataataataatgacacaagtcgcTCTCACTGCCCAGTGAATTGGaaccatcctgagcagtgatcacggATCCCATGCCCctgccaacccccatttatatactgagcaggACGTCTATGGCACGGAAcattccattggccattctgtTGTGCTGTCTCTATTCCTTCTCAGCTTTtataggaagctgaaaagagtccctgaaaagcataaacatcgcttagcagcaactaaaacaatatgcattactgacattcttttcacagcaatcactagaaaaaattaactctttcccagctgaaaccaggccACGTGGGTAAAGGAAAAAATTAGCTTTGAAACAAAACTGTCCACGCACTGCCCCTTTCTCCTGAAATGCTATTATGTTactgtgtggccagcaggtcaagggagatgattctgcccctctactccactctggtgagacctctggtggagtactgtgtgcagccctggagtcctcagcacaagaaggacatggacctgttggaatgggtccagcagagggccatgaagatgatcagagggctggagcaccagtgctatgaagacaggctaagagagttggggttgttcagcctggagaagagaaggctccagggagaccttgtagcggccttccagtacctaaagggagcctacgggaaggatggggagggactttttatcaggcaGTGTTATGATAGCACATGGGATAACagcttcgaactgaaagagggtagatttaggttcgatatcaggaagaaattctttactgtgagggtggtgaggcactggaacaggttgcccagagaagctgtggatgccccatccctggaagtgttcaaggccaggctggatggggctgtgagcagcctggtctagtgggaggtgtccctgcccagggcagggggttggaactagatgatctttaaggtcccttccaacccgaaccattctgcgatCCTATGTTCAGAGCAATACAGTTTCCTATGTTATGCAACCTGCACGGCAATGCCTCATTCCTCCTAAGTGAAACAAAGTCCCGTGAAAGACAAAGACCAGCACCAAAGCACCAAAGTTTGCCTCACTTCTTTTTCCAGCCACCACCCAGGCTATCAGCTTTCTGATCCTCACCCCTACTTATTTTATCCATCCTCTACATACAAGCATATGACCTTTAGCCTGTCCACCATGTCCCgctcttctttcttctgcacaAATGCCGTAACCCAGTCCGGTTCCCCAGCCGTGTCCTTGCTCTCCGGGTCTCCCGGCTCGGCTGAagtcagctgctgcttcttcttcttctcctcctgcccGCTCTCCTCCAGCGCCAGAAGTCTcgcttcctcctgctgctttttctcctggAAGTCCCGGAGCCAGGAGAGGGCCCCGCAGATGAGGCTCAGTGATTTTCCCTGCCGGAGAGAAGGGGCATGGAGCCCTGCcgtcccctgcagcgctgcccccGCCACGGGGGCCACCCGCCCACTGACAGCCCCCTCCGAGCGGCACCGGGCCCAGGCCTTGCCGCTTTCCCCG
Encoded here:
- the DDX11 gene encoding ATP-dependent DNA helicase DDX11 isoform X6, producing the protein MVDRLKEEQIRRKKREERLEKIRHNVQLKYAAKRKRSEEDETKRLLQLSKEVLSEGAGADVVEQLDHNEEELILAEYESDEEKKVVTGLEDDDDDLEEEHVTKIYYCSRTHSQLSQFVREVQKSPFGKDTRLVSLGSRQNLCVNEEVRRLGALQLINDRCMEMQKNKHEKKSDEEMEGKKRRVSRTVCPFYSYEQMQFLRDEVLVEVKDIEQLVALGRETKACPYYGSRYAIPAAQLVVLPYQMLLHEPTRNAAGIKLKDQVVIIDEAHNLIDTITCIHSAEVSGSQLCCAHSQLLQYMERYRKRLKAKNLMYIKQILYLLEQFVAVLGGNVKQNPNCQAVSQTGTVLKSINDFLFQSQIDNINLFKVQRYCEKSLISRKLFGFVERYGGPATAVKTNKENQKLAGLQNFLLTLQQGSDKEAGTPQSPPVEPENEQLRTASPLMQIEGFLSALTNANQDGRVILNRQGTVGQSSLKFLLLNPAVHFAKVVEECRAVIIAGGTMQPVADFREQLLSCAGVDPARVVEFSCGHVIPPENILPIILCSGPSNQQLEFTYQTRDLPQMMDETGRILCNLCNVVPGGVVCFFPSYEYEKQVYAHWEKTGLLTRLAAKKKIFQEPKKTNQVEQVLVEYAKCIKRCSQAGGQMTGALLLSVVGGKMSEGINFSDDLGRCVIMVGMPYPNIKSPELQEKMTWLDKTMPRAAGQAPSRVLIENLCMKAVNQSIGRAIRHQKDFASILLLDHRYARPAIFNKLPQWIRERTQVKPAFGSAFAELRKVGTFILCTATKTVSCCTHLYFPQTFTLE
- the DDX11 gene encoding ATP-dependent DNA helicase DDX11 isoform X5, whose amino-acid sequence is MESGEAAAAPAGGRFPFPYTPYLIQERFMAALYGALEAGRVGIFESPTGTGKSLSLICGALSWLRDFQEKKQQEEARLLALEESGQEEKKKKQQLTSAEPGDPESKDTAGEPDWVTAFVQKKEERDMVDRLKEEQIRRKKREERLEKIRHNVQLKYAAKRKRSEEDETKRLLQLSKEVLSEGAGADVVEQLDHNEEELILAEYESDEEKKVVTGLEDDDDDLEEEHVTKIYYCSRTHSQLSQFVREVQKSPFGKDTRLVSLGSRQNLCVNEEVRRLGALQLINDRCMEMQKNKHEKKSDEEMEGKKRRVSRTVCPFYSYEQMQFLRDEVLVEVKDIEQLVALGRETKACPYYGSRYAIPAAQLVVLPYQMLLHEPTRNAAGIKLKDQVVIIDEAHNLIDTITCIHSAEVSGSQLCCAHSQLLQYMERYRKRLKAKNLMYIKQILYLLEQFVAVLGGNVKQNPNCQAVSQTGTVLKSINDFLFQSQIDNINLFKVQRYCEKSLISRKLFGFVERYGGPATAVKTNKENQKLAGLQNFLLTLQQGSDKEAGTPQSPPVEPENEQLRTASPLMQIEGFLSALTNANQDGRVILNRQGTVGQSSLKFLLLNPAVHFAKVVEECRAVIIAGGTMQPVADFREQLLSCAGVDPARVVEFSCGHVIPPENILPIILCSGPSNQQLEFTYQTRDLPQMMDETGRILCNLCNVVPGGVVCFFPSYEYEKQVYAHWEKTGLLTRLAAKKKIFQEPKKTNQVEQVLVEYAKCIKRCSQAGGQMTGALLLSVVGGKMSEGINFSDDLGSPELLARHLAEC
- the DDX11 gene encoding ATP-dependent DNA helicase DDX11 isoform X8 codes for the protein MEMQKNKHEKKSDEEMEGKKRRVSRTVCPFYSYEQMQFLRDEVLVEVKDIEQLVALGRETKACPYYGSRYAIPAAQLVVLPYQMLLHEPTRNAAGIKLKDQVVIIDEAHNLIDTITCIHSAEVSGSQLCCAHSQLLQYMERYRKRLKAKNLMYIKQILYLLEQFVAVLGGNVKQNPNCQAVSQTGTVLKSINDFLFQSQIDNINLFKVQRYCEKSLISRKLFGFVERYGGPATAVKTNKENQKLAGLQNFLLTLQQGSDKEAGTPQSPPVEPENEQLRTASPLMQIEGFLSALTNANQDGRVILNRQGTVGQSSLKFLLLNPAVHFAKVVEECRAVIIAGGTMQPVADFREQLLSCAGVDPARVVEFSCGHVIPPENILPIILCSGPSNQQLEFTYQTRDLPQMMDETGRILCNLCNVVPGGVVCFFPSYEYEKQVYAHWEKTGLLTRLAAKKKIFQEPKKTNQVEQVLVEYAKCIKRCSQAGGQMTGALLLSVVGGKMSEGINFSDDLGRCVIMVGMPYPNIKSPELQEKMTWLDKTMPRAAGQAPSRVLIENLCMKAVNQSIGRAIRHQKDFASILLLDHRYARPAIFNKLPQWIRERTQVKPAFGSAFAELRKVGTFILCTATKTVSCCTHLYFPQTFTLE